One window from the genome of Streptomyces sp. NBC_01476 encodes:
- a CDS encoding ABC transporter permease, with translation MSLLSRSRPAPLPTLDTPRRSRAGGLLNWFRDPRNLLLAVVAIVVAYLAIVPAGTMAVASLQSQFLSTGPVDWTFRHYTETLGTSDFWTLVGNSFLYAAATALISTVIGFGLAYLVSRTNTPAKFFAQVAALVPLIIPGILNTVAWALLFAPHTGALNVLLRDIHLPAFNIYSLAGMVLVQSMHVTPVAFLMGTAAFTQMDSSLEEAALASGASPWRVFRSITARLIRPAVLSAVLLMFVQTISTFEVPQLIGVPGHTFVFVSKIYNALQAFPTDYGTVGVIGVFILVVAAAGLWMSRRLGGSGAGAQTITGKGFRPTSTDIGRWRWMGLALFILFFIVAVALPLLMLIWSSLLPGYEPPSISALHHLTFSNYREIWHTPGLVSSVRNSLITALLAGAIVTVLSSLVAYITVKTKARGRGLLDGLATIPLAVPSVVMGVGILYWYLTAPIPLHLYGTLTILVIAFVTIGLPYGLRYIVPGMSQIKDELEEAAAASGASWVRTFWRIYVPLLAPSLAAAFLYTVIVAFREISAAIFLYTQGTQVVSVTIYQQWSNGSYPIVAALGVVIVAFLAVIVAIVRLLTRRTGLNRQ, from the coding sequence ATGAGCTTGCTCAGCCGGTCCCGCCCAGCGCCACTTCCCACCCTCGACACACCGCGCCGCAGCCGCGCGGGCGGTCTGCTGAACTGGTTCCGCGACCCGCGCAACCTGCTGCTGGCCGTGGTCGCGATCGTCGTCGCCTACCTGGCGATCGTCCCGGCCGGCACCATGGCGGTGGCAAGCCTCCAGTCGCAGTTCCTCAGCACCGGACCGGTGGACTGGACCTTCCGCCACTACACCGAGACCCTGGGCACCTCGGACTTCTGGACGCTCGTCGGCAACTCCTTCCTCTACGCCGCCGCCACCGCCCTGATCAGCACCGTCATCGGCTTCGGCCTGGCGTACCTGGTGTCCAGGACCAACACCCCCGCCAAGTTCTTCGCCCAGGTCGCCGCCCTGGTGCCGCTGATCATCCCCGGCATCCTCAACACCGTCGCCTGGGCGCTGCTCTTCGCCCCGCACACCGGCGCCCTCAACGTGCTGCTGCGCGACATCCATCTGCCGGCGTTCAACATCTACTCCCTGGCCGGCATGGTCCTCGTGCAGTCCATGCACGTCACCCCGGTCGCGTTCTTGATGGGCACCGCCGCCTTCACCCAGATGGACTCCTCACTGGAAGAGGCCGCGCTGGCCTCCGGCGCCTCACCCTGGCGGGTGTTCCGCTCCATCACCGCCCGGCTGATCCGCCCCGCGGTGCTCTCCGCGGTGCTGCTGATGTTCGTCCAGACCATCTCCACCTTCGAAGTGCCGCAGCTCATCGGCGTCCCCGGCCACACCTTCGTCTTCGTCAGCAAGATCTACAACGCGCTGCAGGCGTTCCCCACCGACTACGGCACCGTCGGCGTCATCGGCGTCTTCATCCTGGTGGTCGCCGCCGCCGGACTGTGGATGTCCCGCCGGCTCGGCGGCTCGGGCGCCGGCGCCCAGACCATCACCGGCAAGGGCTTCCGCCCCACCAGCACCGACATCGGACGCTGGCGCTGGATGGGCCTTGCCCTGTTCATCCTCTTCTTCATCGTCGCGGTGGCCCTCCCGCTGCTGATGCTCATCTGGTCGTCGCTGCTGCCCGGCTACGAACCACCGTCCATCTCCGCGCTGCACCACCTCACCTTCTCCAACTACCGGGAGATCTGGCACACCCCGGGCCTGGTCTCCTCGGTACGCAACAGCCTGATCACCGCACTGCTGGCCGGCGCCATCGTCACCGTGCTCAGCTCCCTGGTCGCCTACATCACCGTCAAGACCAAGGCCCGCGGCCGCGGCCTGCTCGACGGCCTGGCCACCATCCCGCTGGCCGTACCCAGCGTCGTCATGGGCGTCGGCATCCTCTACTGGTACCTGACCGCCCCGATCCCGCTCCACCTCTACGGAACCCTGACCATCCTGGTCATCGCCTTCGTCACCATCGGCCTGCCCTACGGACTGCGGTACATCGTGCCCGGCATGTCCCAGATCAAGGACGAACTCGAAGAGGCCGCCGCGGCGAGCGGCGCATCATGGGTGCGCACCTTCTGGCGCATCTACGTCCCCCTGCTCGCCCCCTCCCTCGCCGCCGCCTTCCTCTACACGGTCATCGTCGCCTTCCGCGAGATCTCGGCGGCGATCTTCCTCTACACCCAGGGCACGCAAGTCGTGTCGGTGACGATCTACCAGCAGTGGTCCAACGGCAGTTACCCGATCGTGGCCGCCCTCGGTGTGGTCATCGTCGCCTTCCTCGCCGTGATCGTCGCCATCGTCCGCCTCCTCACCAGGAGAACCGGGCTGAACCGCCAGTGA